From Bacteroidales bacterium, a single genomic window includes:
- a CDS encoding ArsR family transcriptional regulator, giving the protein MLDTLITSKTRIKLLVKFFLNSSSESYLRNLEDEFGESTNSIRLELNKFEQAGLLNSRILGNKKMFRANTQHPLFPEIHNLLFKHLGFDQIIEKVVKNLGDIDKVFLVGKFAKGIDTEIIDLIFMGEEVNKNYLIELIEKAEKLIKRKIRYLVFTTSEMQKYLKQKPTTDFLLLWKRE; this is encoded by the coding sequence ATGCTAGATACACTCATTACTTCTAAAACGCGCATCAAACTACTAGTGAAATTCTTTTTGAATTCCAGTTCAGAATCGTATTTGCGTAATTTAGAAGATGAATTTGGAGAGTCTACCAATTCTATTCGGCTCGAACTCAATAAATTTGAACAAGCCGGACTACTTAATTCACGCATATTGGGGAATAAAAAAATGTTTCGAGCAAATACTCAACATCCTCTTTTTCCTGAAATACATAATCTCTTATTTAAACATCTCGGCTTTGATCAAATAATCGAAAAAGTAGTTAAAAATTTAGGCGATATCGATAAAGTATTCCTTGTAGGGAAATTTGCTAAAGGTATAGACACGGAGATTATCGATCTTATTTTTATGGGTGAAGAAGTAAATAAGAATTATTTAATAGAATTAATTGAAAAGGCAGAGAAGCTAATTAAACGAAAAATACGTTATTTGGTATTTACGACTTCAGAAATGCAAAAATATTTGAAGCAAAAACCAACAACGGATTTCTTGCTTCTTTGGAAAAGAGAATAA
- a CDS encoding dihydroorotate dehydrogenase-like protein encodes MDLSTNYLGLNLKNPIVVGSCSLTYSLSEIKKLEKYGAAAVVLKSIFEEEILKDTESQLREAEKNSFIYNRYSETLDYIDMHIKEERLNNYIQLIKNAKKEVLIPIIASINCISSAEWTSFAKRIEEAGADALELNISLNPTDLEIRDFESTIKKIIQRVLAQVSIPVAVKINNSFTHMARTILDLSETGIAGLVLFNRAYSPDIDINTLEAVQGRSFSSPNAYVEPLRWIALLSDKVNCSIAASSGIHTSEVIIKQILAGADLVQIVSVLYEQGIEHIQVLLNEIEKWMEEKGFSSLQQFKGKASSKNAGNPAVFERIQFMKHFAGIN; translated from the coding sequence ATGGATTTATCAACGAATTACTTAGGCCTTAATCTAAAAAACCCAATCGTTGTAGGTAGTTGTAGCCTAACATATAGTCTAAGCGAAATAAAGAAGTTGGAAAAATATGGGGCTGCTGCCGTAGTATTAAAATCCATCTTTGAAGAAGAAATTTTAAAGGATACCGAAAGTCAATTGCGTGAAGCTGAAAAAAATAGCTTTATTTACAATCGCTATTCCGAAACTCTGGACTATATCGATATGCATATCAAAGAAGAGCGTTTAAACAATTATATACAGCTAATTAAAAACGCCAAAAAAGAAGTGCTTATTCCTATAATTGCAAGTATAAATTGCATTTCTTCGGCAGAATGGACAAGTTTTGCCAAACGTATTGAAGAAGCCGGAGCCGATGCTTTGGAACTAAATATTAGTCTAAATCCAACCGATTTAGAAATTCGTGATTTTGAGTCGACGATTAAAAAAATTATTCAAAGAGTCTTGGCTCAAGTAAGTATTCCTGTTGCTGTAAAAATTAACAACAGCTTCACTCATATGGCAAGAACTATTTTAGATTTGTCTGAAACCGGAATCGCAGGTTTGGTTTTATTCAATCGTGCATATTCACCCGATATTGATATCAACACACTTGAAGCCGTTCAAGGGAGGAGCTTCAGTTCTCCGAATGCTTATGTTGAACCTTTACGTTGGATTGCTTTATTATCCGATAAAGTAAATTGCAGTATTGCCGCTTCTTCGGGTATTCATACCAGCGAAGTTATCATAAAGCAAATCCTGGCCGGTGCCGACCTTGTACAAATTGTTTCTGTTTTGTATGAGCAAGGGATAGAGCATATCCAAGTACTTTTAAATGAGATCGAAAAATGGATGGAAGAAAAAGGATTTTCATCACTACAGCAATTCAAAGGTAAAGCAAGCAGTAAAAATGCCGGAAATCCTGCTGTTTTTGAACGCATACAGTTTATGAAACATTTTGCGGGAATCAATTAA